The following coding sequences lie in one Sinorhizobium fredii USDA 257 genomic window:
- a CDS encoding MATE family efflux transporter has product MLIATKEFVPAQTDNSWGTHFRASIYLGVPFIGAQLAQLAINTTDVLMVGRLGAVQLAAIILATQLFFTVFIFGSGFANAVVPMVAQAQGRGDRISVRRSVRMGMWVVVLYGLVTAPILWMAEPILLLAGQKPEVSALAAEYLHIAQWAIFPSLIFMVLRAFLSGLERAGIILYVTLATLVLNAVLCYLLIYGHFGFPALGIFGAAVAALGVALLGAALTIGYIRSQPELDRYELFVRFWRPDWLAFREVIYLGVPISVTILAEVSLFTVASLLMGTIGTIELAAHGIALQFASIAFMIPLGLAQAGTVRVGLAYGSGDLIGVRRAAIAVLALGSGFAAIGSTIFALLPYQLATLYLDTSRPDAAEVLAFAGPLIVIAGAFQLVDGLQALAAGMLRGLKDTTVPMILAMISYWPIGFVCAWAFAFPLKFGGVGVWFGFVLGLAAAAVLLNWRFFRLIHSMRAPTAI; this is encoded by the coding sequence ATGCTGATCGCGACAAAAGAGTTTGTCCCTGCGCAAACCGATAATTCGTGGGGCACCCACTTTCGCGCCAGCATCTATCTCGGCGTTCCCTTCATCGGTGCACAGCTAGCACAGCTTGCCATCAACACCACCGACGTGCTGATGGTCGGCAGGCTCGGAGCGGTCCAGCTTGCCGCGATTATCCTTGCCACGCAGCTCTTCTTCACCGTCTTCATCTTCGGCAGCGGCTTCGCAAATGCCGTGGTGCCGATGGTCGCGCAGGCACAGGGGCGCGGAGACCGGATCTCCGTTCGCCGCTCCGTGCGCATGGGCATGTGGGTGGTCGTGCTTTATGGCCTCGTTACCGCGCCGATCCTCTGGATGGCCGAGCCGATCCTGCTTCTCGCCGGCCAGAAGCCGGAGGTTTCGGCGCTTGCCGCGGAATATCTGCACATCGCGCAATGGGCGATCTTTCCGAGTCTTATCTTCATGGTGCTGAGGGCGTTCCTGAGCGGACTGGAGCGGGCTGGGATCATTCTCTATGTGACGCTCGCGACCTTGGTTCTCAACGCCGTGCTCTGCTACCTGCTGATCTATGGCCATTTCGGCTTTCCGGCGCTTGGCATTTTCGGCGCTGCGGTCGCGGCTCTCGGCGTGGCACTGCTTGGCGCAGCGCTGACGATCGGCTACATACGCAGCCAGCCTGAACTCGATCGGTACGAGCTGTTCGTGCGCTTCTGGCGTCCGGACTGGCTGGCTTTCCGAGAGGTCATCTATCTCGGCGTGCCGATTTCGGTGACGATTCTCGCGGAAGTGAGCCTCTTCACCGTCGCTTCGCTGCTCATGGGGACGATCGGCACGATCGAGCTCGCCGCGCACGGCATTGCGCTCCAGTTCGCGTCGATCGCCTTCATGATTCCGCTCGGACTCGCCCAAGCGGGCACCGTGCGCGTGGGTCTCGCCTATGGCAGCGGCGATCTCATCGGCGTCCGGCGCGCCGCCATTGCCGTTCTTGCCCTCGGCTCCGGGTTCGCGGCCATCGGCAGTACGATCTTCGCGCTGCTTCCGTACCAGCTTGCGACGCTCTATCTCGACACGAGCCGGCCCGATGCTGCCGAAGTACTAGCCTTCGCCGGCCCGCTGATCGTCATTGCGGGTGCGTTCCAGCTGGTCGACGGGCTTCAGGCGCTCGCCGCCGGCATGCTGCGCGGACTAAAGGATACGACCGTCCCGATGATCCTGGCGATGATTTCCTATTGGCCAATCGGCTTCGTCTGCGCCTGGGCCTTTGCCTTTCCGCTGAAGTTCGGCGGCGTCGGCGTCTGGTTCGGCTTCGTGCTAGGGCTGGCGGCGGCGGCCGTGCTGCTCAACTGGCGCTTCTTCCGCCTCATTCATTCGATGCGCGCTCCGACTGCTATTTGA
- the coaD gene encoding pantetheine-phosphate adenylyltransferase → MTTAFYPGSFDPMTNGHLDVLVQALNVASKVTVAIGIHPGKAPLFSFDERADLIRRSLSEFLPERAGDIAVVSFDNLVVDAARQHGAGLLVRGLRDGTDLDYEMQMAGMNRQMAPDIQTLFLPAGTASRPITATLVRQIAAMGGDVSAFVPRAVFQALQAKHRA, encoded by the coding sequence ATGACCACGGCTTTCTATCCCGGCTCCTTCGATCCGATGACAAATGGTCATCTTGATGTGCTCGTTCAGGCGCTCAACGTAGCGTCGAAAGTGACCGTCGCGATCGGCATTCATCCCGGGAAGGCGCCGCTTTTTTCGTTCGACGAGCGGGCAGACCTGATCCGCCGGTCGCTGAGCGAATTCCTGCCGGAAAGGGCAGGGGACATTGCCGTCGTCTCCTTCGACAATCTGGTCGTGGATGCGGCCCGTCAGCATGGTGCAGGCCTCCTTGTGCGCGGCTTGCGGGACGGTACGGATCTCGATTACGAGATGCAGATGGCCGGCATGAATCGACAAATGGCCCCGGATATCCAGACCCTGTTTCTGCCCGCGGGGACCGCATCCCGGCCCATTACGGCCACATTGGTCCGGCAGATCGCAGCCATGGGCGGCGACGTCAGCGCCTTTGTTCCCAGGGCGGTCTTTCAGGCGCTGCAGGCGAAGCACAGGGCCTGA
- a CDS encoding peptidylprolyl isomerase codes for MKILQFAFAGALALATFTGGAQAQSSDNILTIELKDGPVAIELRPDIAPKHVEQIKALATAGEYDNVAFHRVIKGFMAQTGDVQYGDMKDGVQPELAGTGGSSKPDLPAEFSDVPFERGTIGMARSQDPNSANSQFFIMFAPGDFLNGQYTVVGKVVEGMENVDKIKLGDEANNGAVTDPDRMISVKVGK; via the coding sequence ATGAAAATCCTCCAATTCGCTTTTGCAGGCGCCCTGGCGCTCGCCACCTTCACGGGAGGCGCGCAAGCGCAGTCGAGCGACAACATCCTGACGATCGAGCTCAAGGACGGCCCCGTCGCCATCGAGCTGCGCCCGGACATCGCGCCGAAGCACGTTGAGCAGATCAAGGCCCTGGCAACCGCGGGCGAATACGACAATGTCGCCTTCCATCGGGTCATCAAGGGCTTCATGGCACAGACCGGCGACGTGCAGTACGGCGACATGAAAGACGGCGTTCAGCCGGAGCTTGCCGGCACGGGCGGCTCCTCGAAGCCGGATTTGCCGGCCGAGTTCTCGGATGTTCCCTTCGAGCGCGGCACCATCGGCATGGCACGCTCGCAGGACCCGAACAGCGCCAACTCACAGTTCTTCATCATGTTCGCTCCTGGCGACTTCCTCAACGGACAATACACGGTCGTCGGCAAAGTCGTCGAAGGCATGGAAAATGTTGACAAGATCAAGCTTGGCGACGAAGCCAACAACGGCGCCGTCACCGACCCTGACCGCATGATCAGCGTCAAGGTCGGCAAGTAA
- a CDS encoding peptidylprolyl isomerase yields MAEIKDPENTIIMETTKGRVVIELRPDVAPGHVARIKELSREGAYDGVVFHRVIEDFMAQTGDVQYGKSGGEHFDPARAGMGGSSKPDLKAEFSEVAHVRGTCSMARSQMPNSANSQFFICFTDAPWLNKQYSVWGQVIEGMENIDQIKRGEPVRDPDSIVSMRVAADA; encoded by the coding sequence ATGGCCGAGATCAAGGATCCGGAAAACACGATCATCATGGAAACCACCAAGGGCAGGGTGGTGATCGAGCTTCGGCCGGACGTGGCTCCCGGCCATGTCGCCCGCATCAAGGAGCTGTCACGAGAGGGCGCCTATGACGGCGTCGTCTTCCATCGCGTGATCGAGGACTTCATGGCCCAGACCGGCGACGTGCAGTACGGCAAGTCCGGCGGCGAGCACTTCGACCCGGCGCGCGCCGGCATGGGCGGTTCCTCCAAGCCGGACCTCAAGGCCGAGTTCTCCGAGGTCGCCCATGTGCGCGGCACCTGCTCGATGGCACGCAGCCAGATGCCGAATTCGGCAAACTCCCAGTTCTTCATCTGCTTTACCGACGCTCCCTGGCTCAACAAGCAGTATTCCGTCTGGGGCCAGGTCATCGAAGGCATGGAAAACATCGACCAGATCAAGCGCGGCGAGCCGGTGCGCGATCCCGACTCGATCGTCTCCATGCGAGTTGCCGCCGACGCCTGA
- the queA gene encoding tRNA preQ1(34) S-adenosylmethionine ribosyltransferase-isomerase QueA, translating to MRVDLFDFDLPETSIALRPASPRDSARMLVVLPQGEQVLGDHGVLDLPSFLRPGDALVFNDTKVIPAQLEGIRRRGEDVATPVSLTLHMRVAPDRWKAFARPARRLKPGDRISFGHGENACLLGALDATVEEKGEAGEVTLRFDLSGPVLDEAIMSVGHIPLPPYIAAKRPEDARDRTDYQTVYAREEGAVAAPTAGLHFTDRLFAKLDEAGIERHFVTLHVGAGTFLPVKADDTTDHVMHAEIGHVDAATAEKLNAVRARGGRIVCVGTTSLRLIESAATEEGEIRPWSGPTSIFITPGYRFRAVDMLMTNFHLPKSTLFMLVSAFAGLETMRAAYAYAIEAGYRFYSYGDASLLFRKDQ from the coding sequence ATGCGCGTAGACCTGTTCGATTTTGACCTGCCGGAGACTTCCATTGCGCTGAGGCCCGCAAGCCCCCGCGACAGCGCCCGCATGCTTGTCGTGCTGCCGCAAGGGGAACAGGTGCTCGGCGACCACGGCGTGCTCGATCTCCCTTCCTTCCTGAGACCCGGCGATGCGCTTGTCTTCAACGATACGAAGGTCATCCCGGCGCAGCTCGAGGGCATTCGCCGACGCGGCGAGGACGTCGCCACACCAGTCTCGTTGACGCTGCACATGCGCGTCGCGCCCGACCGCTGGAAGGCATTCGCACGGCCGGCGCGGCGGCTGAAGCCCGGTGACAGGATCAGTTTCGGCCACGGCGAAAATGCCTGCCTGCTCGGTGCGCTCGATGCGACCGTTGAAGAAAAGGGAGAGGCGGGCGAGGTCACGCTTCGCTTCGATCTTTCAGGCCCGGTGCTCGACGAGGCGATCATGTCGGTGGGGCACATTCCCCTGCCGCCTTACATCGCCGCCAAGCGCCCGGAGGATGCCCGCGATCGAACAGACTACCAAACGGTCTATGCGCGCGAGGAAGGTGCCGTCGCTGCCCCGACAGCGGGTCTGCACTTCACCGATCGCCTCTTCGCCAAGCTCGACGAAGCAGGCATCGAACGCCACTTCGTTACGCTTCACGTGGGGGCGGGAACTTTCCTGCCCGTCAAGGCCGACGATACCACGGATCATGTGATGCATGCGGAGATCGGTCATGTGGATGCGGCGACCGCCGAAAAGCTTAACGCGGTTCGGGCGCGCGGCGGGCGCATCGTCTGCGTCGGCACGACGTCGCTTCGGCTGATCGAAAGCGCAGCGACAGAGGAAGGCGAGATACGTCCCTGGTCGGGACCGACCAGCATCTTCATTACCCCCGGCTACCGCTTCCGTGCCGTCGACATGCTGATGACCAATTTTCACCTGCCGAAATCGACATTGTTTATGCTGGTGTCCGCCTTCGCTGGGCTGGAAACAATGCGTGCCGCCTATGCTTATGCGATCGAGGCCGGCTACCGCTTCTATTCCTATGGCGATGCAAGCCTGCTCTTCCGGAAAGACCAATGA
- the tgt gene encoding tRNA guanosine(34) transglycosylase Tgt, which translates to MTETFQFKLLATDGKARRGEVLTPRGTIRTPAFMPVGTVGTVKAMYLDQVRDLGADIILGNTYHLMLRPGAERVARLGGLHDFIRWERPILTDSGGFQVMSLSSLRKLNEQGVTFKSHVDGALYHMSPERSIEIQGLLDSDIQMQLDECVALPAEPGEIERAMEMSLRWAERCKVAFGDQPGKAMFGIVQGGDIPKLRERSALGLKELDLKGYAVGGLAVGEPQEVMLDMLDVTCPVLPAEKPRYLMGVGTPDDILKSVAHGIDMFDCVMPTRSGRHGLAFTRHGRINLRNARHAEDTRPLDERSSCPATRDYSRAYLHHLIRSNESLGGMLLSWNNLAYYQELMAGIRNAIEEGRYADFMAETQEDWQRGDLPPV; encoded by the coding sequence ATGACCGAGACCTTTCAATTCAAACTACTCGCGACGGACGGTAAAGCGCGCCGCGGCGAGGTCTTGACGCCACGCGGAACGATCCGCACGCCGGCCTTCATGCCGGTCGGAACCGTTGGCACGGTCAAGGCCATGTATCTCGATCAGGTGCGGGATCTTGGCGCCGACATCATCCTCGGCAATACCTATCATTTGATGCTGCGTCCGGGCGCCGAACGTGTTGCGCGGCTCGGCGGACTGCACGATTTTATCCGCTGGGAGCGGCCGATCCTGACCGACAGCGGCGGCTTCCAGGTCATGTCGCTCTCGAGCCTGCGCAAGCTCAACGAACAGGGCGTGACCTTCAAGAGCCATGTCGACGGCGCGCTTTATCATATGTCGCCGGAACGCTCGATCGAAATTCAGGGACTGCTCGACAGTGACATACAGATGCAGCTCGACGAGTGCGTCGCGCTGCCGGCAGAGCCGGGCGAGATCGAGCGCGCAATGGAAATGTCGCTCCGCTGGGCGGAACGCTGCAAGGTCGCTTTCGGCGACCAGCCGGGCAAAGCGATGTTCGGTATCGTCCAGGGCGGCGACATCCCGAAATTGCGCGAACGTTCTGCCTTGGGACTCAAGGAGCTCGATCTCAAGGGCTATGCCGTCGGCGGTCTCGCAGTCGGCGAGCCGCAGGAGGTCATGCTCGACATGCTCGACGTCACGTGCCCCGTCTTGCCGGCCGAGAAACCGCGCTACCTGATGGGCGTCGGAACGCCGGACGATATCCTGAAGTCGGTCGCGCACGGGATCGACATGTTCGACTGCGTCATGCCGACGCGCTCCGGTCGCCATGGGCTGGCCTTCACGCGCCATGGGCGAATCAATCTGCGCAATGCGCGGCATGCCGAAGACACGCGTCCCCTCGACGAGCGGTCATCGTGCCCGGCGACGCGGGACTACTCGCGCGCCTACCTGCACCACCTGATTCGTTCCAACGAATCGCTCGGCGGCATGCTCCTGAGCTGGAACAATCTCGCCTATTACCAGGAACTGATGGCAGGCATTCGCAACGCGATCGAGGAGGGGCGTTATGCCGATTTCATGGCCGAGACGCAGGAAGACTGGCAGCGCGGCGACCTTCCGCCCGTCTAA
- a CDS encoding DUF4864 domain-containing protein has translation MTRWVSVALCLVLALGVKPALADPVDEAQSVIRAQITAFLEDDAETAYSFASPGIREKFPDELAFFEMVKRRYQHLYRPGNFAFGRSKLVGNEVIQEVLIVGSDGKDWTAIYELVPQPDGSYKVNGVLMVPTAPGPAL, from the coding sequence ATGACAAGATGGGTCTCCGTCGCTCTCTGTCTGGTGCTCGCGCTGGGCGTAAAACCTGCACTTGCGGACCCTGTCGATGAGGCGCAATCGGTCATTCGTGCCCAGATCACGGCCTTTCTGGAGGACGACGCGGAAACTGCCTATTCCTTCGCCTCCCCCGGAATCCGGGAAAAATTTCCGGACGAGCTGGCCTTTTTCGAGATGGTCAAGAGACGCTACCAGCACCTGTACCGCCCCGGCAATTTTGCCTTCGGGCGATCGAAGTTGGTCGGCAACGAAGTCATCCAGGAGGTGCTGATCGTCGGATCAGACGGCAAGGACTGGACGGCAATTTACGAACTCGTCCCGCAGCCGGACGGCAGCTACAAGGTCAATGGCGTCTTGATGGTGCCGACGGCACCTGGTCCTGCGCTCTGA
- a CDS encoding SDR family NAD(P)-dependent oxidoreductase produces the protein MTAETELRPAVVVVGGSRGIGKAIADIAARDGATVVLVARSPDGLSAAAAHMPKAGGEVFTLALDLSAGDAARQLESYLSANGLFCDVLVNSAGYGLRGSATVLPVGEQLGIVDLNIRALTDLTLRFLPGMVARGRGGVINLGSVASFTAGPYMALYYASKGFVRSFSEALHQELHRTGVTVTCVAPGPVSTEFLERSGANRAALFKVLPKVDSQYVAECAWRGFRSGRRLVIPGISAKLAILVTSLLPSKLLLPLIGRLQRRSNDPCPCGSGKKYATCHGARHHKIEPAISKRG, from the coding sequence ATGACGGCGGAAACGGAACTCCGGCCAGCCGTCGTCGTCGTTGGTGGCTCACGCGGCATCGGCAAGGCGATTGCCGACATTGCCGCCCGGGACGGCGCCACGGTGGTGCTGGTGGCGCGTTCGCCAGACGGTCTCTCGGCCGCCGCTGCGCATATGCCGAAGGCCGGCGGCGAGGTATTCACCCTCGCCTTGGATCTCTCGGCGGGCGATGCGGCACGCCAGCTCGAATCATACCTGTCTGCCAACGGCCTGTTCTGCGATGTCCTCGTCAACAGCGCCGGCTATGGTCTTCGCGGCAGTGCAACGGTGTTGCCCGTTGGTGAGCAGTTGGGGATCGTCGACCTTAACATACGCGCCCTCACCGACCTTACCCTTCGCTTCCTGCCGGGCATGGTGGCGCGCGGCCGCGGCGGCGTCATCAATCTCGGTTCCGTCGCGAGCTTCACGGCCGGCCCGTACATGGCCCTGTACTACGCCAGCAAGGGTTTCGTGCGGTCGTTTTCGGAGGCCCTTCACCAGGAACTTCATCGCACCGGCGTGACCGTGACCTGCGTCGCCCCCGGACCGGTATCGACCGAGTTCCTCGAGCGATCGGGTGCCAACAGGGCGGCGCTCTTCAAGGTCTTGCCCAAGGTCGATTCTCAATATGTCGCCGAATGCGCCTGGCGCGGTTTCAGATCCGGCCGTCGCCTCGTCATACCGGGTATCTCGGCCAAGCTGGCAATCCTTGTTACTTCCCTGTTGCCGTCCAAGCTATTGCTGCCTTTGATCGGCCGTCTGCAGCGCCGGAGCAATGATCCATGCCCCTGTGGATCCGGCAAGAAATACGCGACATGCCACGGCGCGCGCCACCATAAGATAGAACCGGCGATCTCGAAGCGCGGTTAG
- a CDS encoding protein-S-isoprenylcysteine O-methyltransferase, translating to MSIASIGQIIWVLGIIAWYFIRRPYERRAKRVEVVSNRRSRSEMIGLAAALLGLGIVPGFYVVTGIPESADYPAKAWSVAIGAVVFAAAMWVFRRTHKELGRNWSITLEIRDRHELVSGGPYGLVRHPMYTSFMLMGVGQAFLVSNWVAGFAGLVGFAILFFLRVDDEERMMLETFGPQYRAYMERTKRIIPYLY from the coding sequence ATGTCGATAGCTTCCATCGGCCAGATTATTTGGGTGCTTGGCATCATCGCCTGGTACTTCATTCGCCGTCCCTATGAACGCCGCGCAAAGCGCGTAGAGGTCGTCAGCAACCGTCGCTCGCGCTCGGAGATGATCGGGCTTGCTGCGGCCCTGCTCGGGCTCGGAATCGTACCCGGGTTCTATGTGGTAACGGGGATTCCCGAGTCCGCCGATTATCCGGCCAAGGCCTGGTCTGTGGCGATCGGGGCCGTCGTCTTCGCTGCCGCCATGTGGGTGTTTCGCAGGACCCATAAGGAACTTGGCCGCAACTGGTCCATCACACTGGAGATTCGCGATCGGCACGAGCTGGTCAGCGGCGGGCCCTATGGCCTCGTCCGCCATCCGATGTACACTTCGTTCATGCTCATGGGAGTCGGGCAGGCATTTCTGGTGTCGAACTGGGTGGCAGGATTCGCTGGTCTCGTCGGATTCGCGATCCTGTTTTTCCTAAGGGTGGACGACGAAGAGCGCATGATGCTGGAAACATTCGGCCCGCAGTACCGCGCCTACATGGAAAGAACCAAGCGAATCATCCCATATCTTTACTAG
- a CDS encoding L,D-transpeptidase codes for MDKNHVTRRMLVLGSLASLVTGCSSISRPMESSIASRTRIDPRYRRQEVVYHGGEAPGTIVVDTEQRYLYYVQGGGWAMRYGIGVGEEGRTLKGKATIGRKAEWPSWTPTENMMQRKPHLRQYAGGVSGGLHNPLGASALYLYRGGNDTMFRLHGTNEPWTIGQAVSSGCIRLTNDDIVDLYNRTPVGTTVLII; via the coding sequence ATGGACAAGAACCACGTTACGCGTCGCATGCTCGTGTTGGGTAGTTTGGCTTCGTTGGTGACTGGATGCAGTTCGATTTCGCGACCGATGGAAAGCTCCATCGCGTCCAGGACGCGTATCGACCCGCGCTACCGCAGGCAGGAAGTGGTCTATCACGGGGGCGAGGCACCGGGAACGATCGTCGTCGACACCGAGCAACGCTATCTCTACTACGTCCAAGGGGGCGGCTGGGCGATGCGCTACGGCATCGGCGTCGGAGAGGAAGGACGCACGCTCAAGGGCAAGGCGACGATCGGCCGAAAGGCGGAGTGGCCGTCGTGGACACCCACCGAAAACATGATGCAACGCAAACCGCACCTGCGTCAGTATGCGGGGGGTGTCTCAGGCGGGTTACACAATCCGCTTGGTGCGTCCGCCCTCTACCTCTATCGTGGCGGGAATGACACCATGTTCCGCCTGCACGGCACGAACGAACCATGGACGATCGGCCAGGCAGTATCGAGCGGTTGCATCCGCTTGACGAACGACGACATCGTTGATCTCTACAATCGGACCCCCGTCGGGACCACGGTATTGATCATCTGA
- a CDS encoding SDR family NAD(P)-dependent oxidoreductase, whose protein sequence is MKLGFEGKVAIVTGGGSGIGAAISRQLSGEGAEVVVADLNPEAAQQIAEEIRFNGGRARHFTVDIADPHAVERLVDFTVQECGGLNLAVNNAGIEGVRKPTADYPLDDWARVIDVNLNGTFFCMKQEIAAMLGRGGGAIVNVTSILASVGLPTVSAYTAAKHGVVGLTKTAAIEYARMGIRINAVGPGWIETPLLSEHAELAKTRRLEALQPMGRRGMPEEVAALVCFLLSDQASFITGSYHLVDGAYTAH, encoded by the coding sequence ATGAAACTGGGCTTCGAGGGCAAGGTCGCCATCGTCACCGGCGGCGGTTCGGGAATCGGCGCCGCTATCTCCCGGCAATTGAGCGGCGAGGGGGCGGAAGTTGTCGTAGCCGATCTCAATCCCGAGGCAGCCCAGCAGATCGCCGAAGAGATCCGCTTCAATGGAGGCCGAGCCCGTCACTTCACGGTCGATATCGCCGACCCCCACGCCGTAGAGCGTTTGGTCGACTTCACTGTCCAGGAGTGCGGAGGCCTGAACCTGGCCGTCAACAATGCCGGCATTGAAGGCGTCCGGAAGCCGACCGCGGACTATCCGCTCGACGATTGGGCGCGCGTGATCGACGTCAATCTGAACGGCACGTTCTTTTGCATGAAACAGGAGATCGCCGCGATGCTGGGACGGGGAGGAGGCGCGATCGTCAACGTGACGTCGATTCTCGCCTCCGTCGGCTTGCCAACGGTATCGGCATACACCGCGGCAAAGCATGGGGTTGTCGGCCTGACCAAGACGGCAGCGATCGAATATGCGCGCATGGGCATCCGTATCAACGCTGTCGGTCCCGGATGGATCGAGACGCCGCTTCTGTCGGAGCATGCCGAGCTGGCGAAGACCCGGCGGCTGGAGGCCCTTCAGCCGATGGGCAGGCGCGGAATGCCGGAAGAGGTGGCGGCCCTTGTATGCTTTCTCTTGTCCGACCAAGCGAGTTTCATCACCGGCAGCTACCATCTCGTGGACGGCGCCTACACGGCTCACTGA
- a CDS encoding DUF1127 domain-containing protein, producing the protein MNNTPTFASAPHQAARPGTPVGLAEVSHRHYSIATLRSIIATWGERIRFRRELEQKLKDDPHLIDDIGLTRRQIEAEIAKPFWRVSNPL; encoded by the coding sequence ATGAACAATACCCCCACCTTCGCGTCGGCCCCGCACCAGGCAGCGCGGCCGGGAACGCCCGTGGGGCTGGCGGAAGTCTCGCATCGGCACTACAGCATAGCGACCCTGCGAAGCATTATCGCGACTTGGGGCGAGCGGATACGCTTTCGCAGGGAGCTCGAGCAGAAATTGAAGGACGATCCCCATTTGATCGACGATATCGGTCTGACGAGACGGCAGATCGAGGCAGAGATCGCCAAGCCCTTCTGGCGAGTATCAAATCCGTTATAA
- a CDS encoding GFA family protein, with product MDRFTGGCLCGNVRIVASGLPYRVGLCHCLDCRKHHGALFHASAVFPQDAVTINGETRDYAGRFFCPRCGSTIFARTADEIEVNLGSLDAPDQLMPTYESWIIRRESWLPPFPLTRRYERDRDATGRFEE from the coding sequence ATGGACCGATTCACCGGCGGTTGCCTGTGCGGCAACGTCCGAATTGTGGCGTCGGGACTCCCATACCGGGTTGGCCTTTGTCACTGTCTCGACTGCCGCAAGCATCATGGCGCCCTTTTTCACGCTTCCGCGGTGTTCCCTCAGGATGCGGTGACGATCAATGGCGAAACACGCGACTACGCCGGGCGGTTTTTCTGTCCCCGCTGCGGCTCGACCATTTTCGCACGCACCGCAGACGAAATCGAAGTGAACCTCGGTTCCCTGGATGCCCCTGATCAACTGATGCCAACCTACGAAAGCTGGATCATCCGTCGCGAATCCTGGTTGCCGCCGTTTCCGCTCACGAGGCGATACGAACGCGATCGTGACGCCACGGGTCGCTTTGAGGAGTAG
- the ftrA gene encoding transcriptional regulator FtrA translates to MYVKIMPNLTGPLVVALLYDGLCTFEFGIVAEIFGLSRPEMGSEWYRFASCAVDEGPMRAHGGLLIVADHGPEVIEQADIVVVPGWKGADVPVPKTLCQQLRAAHMRGARLASICSGAFVLAATGLLSGGTATTHWRYADKLREHYPDIEVDDASLYRAHDRIHTSAGSAAGIDLLIEIVRQDFGAVAANSVARRLVMPAHRTGGQAQFLERPVPIREGLEIAPLLDRIRADLTNNWSVERMAHETRMSTRTFLRRFSEATGQTPGDWVAAERVNEAKRLLCQGNARMEAVAMTVGFGSSHTLRHHFRKKVGISPSEYRARFMIEAPDKQIASA, encoded by the coding sequence ATGTACGTAAAGATTATGCCAAACCTCACCGGACCACTCGTTGTCGCCCTTCTTTACGATGGCCTTTGCACCTTCGAATTCGGCATCGTCGCCGAAATCTTCGGGCTCTCTCGACCAGAAATGGGATCAGAATGGTATCGCTTTGCGAGTTGCGCGGTCGATGAAGGACCGATGCGCGCCCATGGCGGTTTGCTGATCGTGGCGGACCATGGACCAGAGGTCATCGAGCAAGCCGACATCGTTGTCGTTCCGGGTTGGAAGGGCGCCGACGTTCCCGTTCCAAAGACACTATGCCAGCAGCTTCGTGCCGCTCACATGCGCGGAGCCCGGCTCGCGTCAATATGTTCCGGCGCATTTGTTCTGGCCGCGACAGGTCTGCTTTCGGGTGGGACAGCAACGACGCACTGGCGCTACGCTGACAAGCTCCGCGAACATTATCCCGATATCGAGGTCGATGACGCGTCGCTCTATCGTGCGCATGATCGCATCCACACGTCAGCGGGTAGCGCGGCCGGGATCGACCTCCTGATCGAGATCGTCAGGCAGGATTTCGGGGCGGTTGCAGCGAACTCCGTCGCTAGACGTCTCGTGATGCCCGCGCACCGAACAGGGGGGCAGGCGCAGTTTCTTGAGCGTCCTGTTCCGATCCGGGAAGGGCTGGAAATCGCCCCGCTTCTGGACAGAATACGTGCCGATCTCACGAACAACTGGAGCGTCGAGCGAATGGCACATGAAACCCGGATGAGCACGCGAACATTTCTACGCCGGTTTTCTGAAGCCACGGGACAGACCCCAGGGGATTGGGTCGCCGCCGAACGCGTCAACGAAGCGAAGCGTTTGCTGTGCCAAGGCAACGCAAGAATGGAGGCGGTAGCGATGACAGTGGGTTTCGGAAGCTCTCATACGCTTCGGCATCACTTTCGAAAGAAAGTCGGTATTAGCCCAAGTGAATATCGCGCACGTTTTATGATCGAAGCGCCCGATAAACAGATCGCATCGGCTTAA